The Planococcus donghaensis genome contains a region encoding:
- a CDS encoding phosphatidylserine decarboxylase: MKKYLYQRSIELTNGAFTSSLLRQFAKSPKSRRFIPSYIKTYQILTHDVEKPVESFPTLHDFFIRKLMPTSRPISKDSVVSPVDGKIEIAGDLNESTQFLVKGQHYSLADLLGDQELAKQYQHGKYAVLYLSPADYHRIHSPVNGDVKKQYVLGKKSYPVNAAGLQYGKAPLSGNYRMITELETEFGNMLVVKVGAMFVNSIKLTETGSDWQKGNEVGYFSFGSTVVLFFKANSIKFVEDMSNGQRIKVGEALGNMV; the protein is encoded by the coding sequence ATGAAAAAATACTTGTACCAACGTTCAATTGAACTAACGAACGGCGCTTTTACTTCAAGTTTACTTCGCCAATTTGCGAAGTCACCTAAAAGTCGCCGATTTATTCCGAGTTACATTAAAACTTACCAAATCTTAACACATGATGTAGAAAAACCAGTAGAAAGCTTTCCAACCCTGCATGATTTTTTTATTCGAAAGCTAATGCCAACTAGTCGTCCGATTTCTAAAGATTCAGTGGTATCTCCTGTAGATGGAAAAATTGAAATCGCTGGAGATTTAAATGAAAGTACACAATTTCTAGTAAAAGGACAGCATTATTCTTTGGCAGACTTGCTAGGCGATCAAGAATTGGCTAAACAATATCAGCATGGGAAATACGCAGTTCTTTATTTGTCACCTGCCGATTATCATCGTATTCACAGTCCGGTTAACGGCGACGTGAAAAAACAATATGTGCTTGGAAAAAAATCATATCCGGTAAATGCAGCGGGACTTCAGTACGGAAAAGCACCACTTAGCGGAAATTACCGAATGATTACGGAATTAGAAACCGAATTTGGCAACATGTTAGTAGTCAAAGTTGGCGCGATGTTTGTTAATTCTATTAAGTTAACGGAAACAGGAAGCGATTGGCAAAAAGGCAACGAAGTGGGTTATTTTAGTTTCGGATCAACAGTTGTGCTGTTTTTTAAAGCGAATTCCATCAAATTTGTCGAAGATATGTCTAACGGACAACGGATCAAGGTGGGAGAAGCGTTAGGAAATATGGTATAA
- the udk gene encoding uridine kinase, whose translation MSKKRPVVIGIAGGSGSGKTSVTNSIYEVFKENSVVVIEQDYYYKDQSHLAFEERLETNYDHPLAFDTDLLIEHINELLERRPIEKPIYNYALHTRADETVIIEPKDVIILEGILVLEDVRLRELMDIKLFVDTDGDLRIIRRLLRDINERGRTIDSVIEQYLTVVRPMHNQFIEPTKRYADVIIPEGGQNEVAIDLMVTKIKTILE comes from the coding sequence ATGTCTAAGAAACGACCGGTCGTTATTGGAATCGCAGGTGGTTCGGGCTCGGGAAAAACGAGTGTCACGAATTCAATCTACGAAGTGTTTAAAGAAAACTCAGTAGTAGTCATCGAGCAAGACTATTACTATAAAGATCAAAGCCACTTGGCTTTTGAAGAGCGTTTAGAAACGAATTATGATCATCCATTAGCATTTGATACAGATTTGCTAATTGAGCATATTAATGAATTGCTTGAACGTCGCCCGATCGAAAAACCAATCTACAATTACGCACTACATACACGTGCAGACGAAACCGTAATTATTGAACCAAAAGATGTTATTATTTTAGAAGGTATTTTAGTTCTTGAAGATGTGCGTTTACGCGAATTAATGGACATTAAGCTGTTTGTTGATACAGATGGCGACCTTCGAATCATCCGTCGTTTATTGCGTGATATCAACGAACGTGGACGGACAATTGACTCTGTCATTGAACAATATTTAACGGTTGTTCGTCCGATGCATAACCAATTTATTGAACCTACAAAACGTTATGCGGATGTAATTATTCCTGAAGGTGGACAAAATGAAGTAGCGATTGATTTAATGGTTACAAAAATTAAAACTATTCTTGAATAG
- the mtnN gene encoding 5'-methylthioadenosine/S-adenosylhomocysteine nucleosidase: MKIGVIGAMEEEVQLLRSKLEDARTEEIAKCEFTLGTYEGQEIVLLKSGIGKVNAAMSTTILLQQYQPDIVINIGSAGGFDEELEVGAVVISDEVRHHDVDVTVFGYEMGQVPQMPAAFTSNEELIELATKAVKDMGQHDYAVGLIATGDSFMNDPDHVAKVRENFPTMKAAEMEAAAVAQVCYQFDVAFVVIRALSDIAGKESSVSFEEFLPKAAKHSTEIVFNVISQLASRI; encoded by the coding sequence ATGAAAATCGGTGTAATCGGTGCGATGGAAGAAGAAGTACAATTATTAAGAAGCAAGTTAGAAGATGCGCGCACGGAAGAAATTGCGAAATGTGAATTTACATTAGGTACATACGAGGGGCAAGAAATTGTCTTACTCAAGAGCGGTATCGGTAAAGTAAATGCTGCCATGTCTACAACTATTCTGCTTCAACAATACCAGCCGGACATTGTTATCAATATTGGTTCTGCAGGTGGCTTTGATGAAGAACTTGAAGTGGGAGCAGTCGTGATTTCTGATGAGGTTCGCCATCATGACGTTGATGTTACCGTCTTCGGCTATGAAATGGGACAAGTTCCACAAATGCCTGCAGCGTTTACTTCTAATGAAGAATTGATAGAACTAGCTACAAAAGCAGTAAAAGACATGGGGCAACATGATTATGCAGTCGGCTTGATTGCGACGGGTGACTCATTTATGAACGATCCTGATCACGTGGCAAAAGTGCGTGAAAACTTCCCTACAATGAAAGCTGCCGAAATGGAAGCAGCTGCCGTTGCGCAAGTTTGTTACCAATTTGACGTTGCATTTGTCGTAATCCGTGCATTATCAGATATTGCAGGGAAAGAATCTTCCGTATCATTCGAGGAATTCTTGCCTAAAGCTGCAAAACATTCAACGGAAATCGTCTTTAACGTTATCAGCCAATTAGCATCGCGTATTTAA
- a CDS encoding YqeG family HAD IIIA-type phosphatase — MYQKFVPSEYVKEVFDIKPETLVEKNIKGIITDLDNTLVEWDRPDATPKLIDWLKSMKDAGIQVVIVSNNNELRVKSFADPLGIPFIYQARKPMGRAFRKALRIMEAKRDQVVVIGDQMLTDIFGGNLNKMHTILVLPVAQSDGFFTRFNRKVERKIMKKLKEKGQLMWEEKN; from the coding sequence GTGTATCAAAAATTTGTACCAAGTGAGTATGTCAAAGAGGTTTTTGACATAAAACCAGAAACTCTGGTGGAAAAGAATATTAAAGGCATCATTACGGATTTAGACAATACGCTTGTTGAGTGGGATCGTCCGGATGCAACGCCGAAATTAATCGACTGGTTAAAATCAATGAAAGATGCGGGAATACAAGTTGTGATTGTTTCCAATAATAACGAATTGCGCGTTAAGTCGTTTGCAGATCCGTTAGGCATTCCGTTTATCTATCAAGCACGTAAGCCAATGGGCCGAGCTTTTCGAAAAGCGCTTCGCATTATGGAAGCAAAACGCGACCAAGTAGTAGTGATTGGCGATCAAATGTTAACGGATATTTTCGGAGGCAATTTGAATAAAATGCATACCATTCTTGTATTGCCGGTGGCGCAGTCAGATGGCTTTTTTACCCGTTTTAATCGAAAAGTCGAACGCAAAATTATGAAAAAGTTAAAAGAAAAAGGACAATTGATGTGGGAGGAAAAAAATTGA
- the greA gene encoding transcription elongation factor GreA — protein sequence MANEKQFPMTAAGKQKLEDELDFLKTIKRKEVVERIKIARDFGDLSENAEYDSAKEDQAFVEGRISTLESMIRNAVIINENELNKDIVRLGTTVTFIEVPDGDQESYTIVGSAEADPLEGRISNDSPIAKSMIGRTIGEHVKVLTPGGEMEIKILSIM from the coding sequence ATGGCTAACGAAAAACAATTTCCAATGACAGCTGCAGGAAAGCAGAAGTTGGAAGATGAATTAGACTTTTTGAAAACGATTAAACGTAAAGAAGTAGTTGAACGAATTAAAATCGCTCGTGATTTCGGTGATTTGTCTGAGAATGCTGAGTATGATTCGGCAAAAGAAGATCAGGCTTTTGTAGAAGGTCGCATTTCAACTCTTGAATCGATGATTCGCAACGCTGTTATCATAAATGAAAACGAATTAAACAAAGATATCGTTCGTTTAGGAACAACGGTTACATTTATCGAAGTTCCAGATGGCGATCAAGAATCTTATACAATTGTTGGATCAGCTGAAGCAGATCCTTTAGAAGGTCGTATTTCAAATGATTCTCCAATTGCGAAAAGCATGATCGGCCGTACAATCGGCGAACACGTTAAAGTGTTAACACCGGGTGGGGAAATGGAAATCAAGATTCTGTCAATTATGTAA
- a CDS encoding DUF1510 family protein, protein MTNEEKPYPSRLKKKKNRSNTILNIMIGLVFALILIIGVSMLFSGGNDQAQEPEDVVISSETDEQTSDSGDSEETNDEQAEPTDEEKEAAKKAEEEKEKEDDIKGGTITREDSSDPIVEETIINTSWEPIGTEQKGDHVSVYQKDSQDWNEKVKAVSYATGLDANNMYVMMIKNGGGPQKSVATVQSKDESEKYRVHLEWVDGEGWKPVKMDVLNTLKGAY, encoded by the coding sequence ATGACGAACGAAGAAAAACCGTATCCCTCTCGTTTGAAGAAAAAGAAAAATCGGTCAAACACGATTTTGAATATTATGATCGGTTTGGTATTTGCATTGATTCTTATTATTGGCGTATCGATGCTATTTAGCGGGGGAAATGATCAGGCTCAAGAACCTGAAGATGTAGTAATTTCATCTGAAACCGATGAACAAACGAGCGACTCAGGAGATAGCGAAGAAACAAACGACGAACAAGCTGAACCTACAGATGAAGAAAAAGAAGCAGCTAAGAAAGCCGAAGAAGAAAAAGAAAAAGAAGATGACATTAAAGGTGGAACCATCACTCGTGAAGATTCAAGTGATCCAATTGTTGAGGAAACAATCATCAACACGAGCTGGGAGCCGATAGGCACCGAACAAAAAGGTGATCATGTTTCAGTTTATCAAAAAGATTCACAAGACTGGAATGAAAAAGTAAAAGCCGTTTCTTATGCGACAGGGCTAGATGCTAATAATATGTACGTGATGATGATCAAAAATGGCGGAGGTCCGCAAAAATCAGTCGCAACTGTGCAGTCTAAGGACGAATCAGAAAAATACCGTGTCCACCTAGAATGGGTTGATGGCGAAGGCTGGAAACCAGTTAAAATGGACGTCTTAAACACCTTGAAAGGCGCCTACTAA
- the pssA gene encoding CDP-diacylglycerol--serine O-phosphatidyltransferase — MLITERMDHTIKKLRSQTANTITVGNMLFGGASLMATLNGSYSFSVLFIFIAAFLDRFDGMVARKFNQESDLGKQLDSMSDILSFGVAPAILIYQLVLSDFGFVGMVFTVFYISAGAFRLARFNISESTGYCTGLPITAAGTVVTLSYFGIPMFSPVVYMFLFIICALLMVSTFTLKKV, encoded by the coding sequence TTGTTAATAACAGAAAGAATGGATCACACCATAAAAAAGCTAAGGTCGCAAACCGCTAATACCATTACAGTTGGCAATATGCTGTTTGGCGGAGCTTCTCTTATGGCAACTTTAAATGGATCTTATAGCTTTAGTGTGCTATTTATATTTATTGCGGCTTTTTTGGACCGCTTTGACGGTATGGTGGCAAGAAAATTCAATCAAGAATCAGATTTAGGAAAGCAACTCGATTCAATGAGCGACATACTATCTTTTGGCGTCGCCCCTGCCATTTTAATCTATCAACTCGTGTTATCGGACTTTGGATTTGTTGGCATGGTGTTTACCGTGTTTTATATTTCTGCTGGCGCGTTCCGTTTGGCGCGTTTCAACATTTCAGAATCCACTGGGTACTGTACAGGATTGCCAATTACGGCCGCAGGAACAGTTGTAACTTTATCATATTTCGGAATTCCGATGTTTTCACCGGTTGTTTATATGTTTTTGTTTATCATCTGCGCATTATTAATGGTCAGTACTTTTACATTGAAAAAAGTTTAA
- a CDS encoding O-methyltransferase → MVNNQLSTTLQAIQDYAVAHHVPIMETQGMGELIELLKDQQPEKILEIGAAIGFSAIKMTEALPTSTVDTVERDDTRYQKALEFIAQSGFGDRIRIYHADALELPLTVLKPEYDAIFIDAAKGQYERFFDKYEALLAKGGIIYCDNMAMHGLSDIPLSEVPRRKRTMIRNLATFKEHMLNDPRYDTELLSSGDGIMICRKK, encoded by the coding sequence ATGGTGAACAATCAATTATCCACAACGCTACAAGCGATTCAGGACTATGCTGTCGCGCATCATGTACCGATCATGGAAACTCAAGGCATGGGTGAACTTATTGAACTTTTAAAAGACCAACAGCCTGAAAAAATTCTTGAAATTGGTGCAGCAATCGGATTTTCCGCGATTAAAATGACCGAGGCTTTGCCCACTAGTACAGTAGATACGGTTGAACGCGATGACACGCGCTATCAAAAAGCGTTAGAATTTATCGCGCAATCCGGCTTTGGAGACCGCATCCGCATTTATCATGCAGATGCATTAGAACTCCCGCTAACTGTTTTAAAACCAGAGTATGATGCGATTTTTATAGATGCTGCAAAAGGTCAGTATGAACGCTTTTTTGATAAATATGAAGCTTTGTTAGCAAAAGGCGGTATCATATATTGTGATAATATGGCTATGCATGGGCTTTCAGATATTCCGCTATCGGAAGTGCCAAGAAGAAAGCGGACAATGATCCGGAATCTGGCGACTTTTAAAGAACATATGCTAAATGATCCTCGTTATGACACGGAATTATTGTCCTCGGGGGACGGCATTATGATTTGTAGAAAAAAATAA
- the mltG gene encoding endolytic transglycosylase MltG, which yields MEKQTKKDIMFERMKEKKKEVRVVRRIVFIIALVLLLIIGIAGFQTYNYISNALEPVDPDSEEIITVEVPIGSSLDSIAGLLEQNGVIADARIYKYYVKFKNESEFQAGTYDLVQSMTLDEITESLKTGKVYHEPLYTINVPEGLTVEEIAENIIAKKTDYTAEEFLEKIQDPVYIEELMVKYPDLLTDEILGDNIRYGLEGYLFPATYPVYEENPPLTVLIEQMLDTTQTNVMQYQPVLEELERSPHWLLTFASLLEEEATAQSDRQTIASVFYNRLEIDMPLQTDPTVLYAMGEHKDRLFNTDYEFEHPYSTYQNKGLPPGPIANAGVSSIEAVIDPAETEYFYFLADQEGKNHFAKTYEQHLVNRDKYIGN from the coding sequence GTGGAAAAGCAGACAAAAAAAGACATCATGTTTGAACGCATGAAAGAAAAGAAAAAGGAAGTGAGAGTCGTCCGACGCATTGTTTTTATAATTGCGCTAGTCCTATTACTAATTATCGGGATTGCAGGCTTTCAAACTTATAATTACATCTCCAACGCCTTAGAACCAGTTGATCCAGATTCTGAAGAAATCATTACGGTAGAAGTGCCTATTGGGTCAAGTTTGGACAGCATTGCTGGGTTGCTTGAACAAAATGGTGTAATTGCAGACGCACGGATTTACAAATACTATGTCAAATTTAAAAATGAATCCGAATTTCAAGCAGGCACATACGACTTAGTTCAATCGATGACATTGGATGAAATTACAGAGAGTTTGAAAACGGGCAAGGTTTATCACGAACCTCTTTATACCATCAATGTTCCGGAAGGCTTAACAGTAGAAGAAATTGCAGAAAATATTATTGCGAAAAAAACCGACTATACAGCGGAAGAATTTTTAGAGAAGATTCAAGATCCTGTGTATATTGAAGAATTAATGGTTAAGTACCCAGATTTGTTAACAGATGAAATACTTGGCGACAATATCCGTTATGGGCTTGAGGGGTATTTATTTCCTGCCACGTATCCTGTGTACGAAGAAAATCCACCTTTAACAGTACTCATTGAACAAATGCTTGATACGACACAAACAAATGTGATGCAGTATCAACCTGTATTAGAAGAACTAGAGCGGTCTCCACATTGGTTGTTAACGTTTGCTTCTCTATTAGAAGAAGAAGCAACTGCACAATCGGATCGTCAAACCATTGCGAGCGTCTTTTATAATCGTTTAGAAATCGATATGCCGTTGCAAACGGATCCAACAGTGCTTTATGCAATGGGTGAACATAAAGATCGTTTGTTTAATACGGATTACGAATTTGAGCACCCGTATAGCACCTATCAAAACAAAGGATTGCCACCGGGCCCAATCGCTAATGCTGGAGTGTCTTCAATAGAGGCGGTAATCGATCCTGCTGAAACCGAATATTTTTATTTCTTGGCTGACCAAGAAGGTAAAAATCATTTTGCTAAAACATATGAACAACATTTGGTTAACCGAGATAAATATATCGGCAATTAA